Proteins encoded together in one Thamnophis elegans isolate rThaEle1 chromosome 10, rThaEle1.pri, whole genome shotgun sequence window:
- the LOC116514287 gene encoding retinol-binding protein 2-like, with the protein MPADYNGTWEMVLNENFEGYMVALDIDFATRKIANHLKQTKEIIQDGDNFKTKTLSTFRNYELNYTIGVEFEEHTKGLDSRVVKTTVTWDGDKLVCVQKGEKNNRGWKHWIEGDKLHLELTCGDQVCHQVFKKKK; encoded by the exons ATGCCTGCCGATTACAATGGGACGTGGGAAATGGTATTAAATGAAAACTTTGAAGGTTATATGGTTGCTTTAG ACATCGATTTTGCTACCCGTAAGATTGCAAACCatctaaaacaaacaaaagaaattatTCAAGATGGAGACAATTTCAAGACAAAGACACTGAGCACTTTCAGAAACTATGAATTGAATTATACCATAGGAGTGGAATTTGAAGAGCACACCAAGGGGCTTGACAGTCGAGTTGTGAAG ACAACAGTGACCTGGGATGGTGACAAACTTGTCTGTGTCCAGAAAGGTGAAAAAAACAATAGAGGCTGGAAACATTGGATTGAAGGAGACAAACTGCATCTA GAATTGACTTGTGGAGACCAGGTGTGCCATCAAGTcttcaagaagaaaaaatag